TGTGactttgggtttggttttttttttttaattaattcaaatgGTTTATTTATACAGATACCGAATAAAACAAACTTGAGCCCTCCTgggctggcaggcagctgaGGCAGGGAGCGGGGGGGACCAGGGACCTGCACCCCAGCCCCCAATAAAGGGGGGTGGGGGCTGTCCCCGCCCTTGCCTGTGACAGAAATGGGGTAtaaaagcagctgcctgggtgTCCCGAGTCCTCACCAACCTCTGGGGTACCCCTGAGGGGTGGcacctgccccagcagtgccacagcaggaTGGGGGTGTGTCCCCCGCTGTCCCCAACCCCTTCAGCTTTTGCTGGACTCTTGGTTCTCCTGGTTCTGCTCCATCTCAGCTCTGCAAGGGATGGACACTATGGATGGACACGGCCTGGGAGGCTGAGCAGGTGGGGAGGGGACCCCCACCCCCGGTACCTGCGGATCCTGCGCTGGCCCTCGGCGCGCACATAGGGTGGCAGTGTGGCAAGGGGACCCTGCAAGAGCGGGGCCGTGAGCCTGGGGACCCCCAGTCCCCCCGGAACCGCCCCCCTGTACCCCAAATCCTCACCAGCTCCTTGAAGGTGAGGCGGCAGCTGTAGCACAGCAGGGGGATGTAGGCAGCTTTGCTCTCagtcctggggacagggacaaggacagggacGCTCAGTGGTGCCGCTGTGGTGGCCTGGGAGTGGGTGTGGAATTCTGGAGTCCCCCCTGCCCACATGCTCACCCTTCTCCTGGTTTCTCCAAGATCAGCGTGGGCTCCAGAGCCAACTCCTCCTCTGCGAGAGCCAGGGGGTCACTGAGGGGTGCACGGCTGCTCCCCAAATCCCCCGAGCCCCTCACTGTCCCCCCCCACTCACCCCCATCAGTGTCCAGGCCgcagaggcagaggaggcaTCGCTGGGACTCACTGCTGGCCTTGGCCGGCTCTGGGCTCAGCTTCTCCCCCGTCCTGCAGCCACAACGGGGAGTGTGGGTGCACCCCCatccccccccagccccagtaCCCCCACAGGGACCCCCCCGTACCGGTACACGGTGCTGATGGTGGAGGGGaactcctcctgcagccccagcaggaagCGCTCGACCAGCTGATGGATGCTGGGCTTCTCCCGGCGCTGTGGGAACCaacagggagggcagagctgggctgggcagtcCTGTCCCCACCATGGGGACGCAGAGCTTGGGCTCCCCACCACGGGACCCCCCTACCTTGGTGAAGAGAGGTGGCACGCTGACGGTGGGGACGCTGAAGAAGCGGTTGTAGAAGGCGATCTCCTTGGCCGTGTAGTCCCGCATGGGTCTCACCACCATCACGTCGCCGTGGCGCTGGTCCGTGAAGCCCTGTGGGTGCAGGGCTGCCAGGGGACTGTGCCACCACCAAGCCACACCCCCACGACATCGTGTCACCCCTAAGCTCACCGTGTCGACGGCGAGGAAGGCGCCGCGCCCCAGGGACAGGTTGGTGAGGAGCTTGATGGCCACGCGCGTGAGGCTCTCGCCCATCATCACCTTGGCGTAGCCCCTGTCCCGGGCCGTCTGCACGATCAGGTGGGTCCTGGGGACGAGGTGAGAGCAGATCAGAGCCACCACACCCAGCTGGCGCTGGCCCCAGGCAGGGTCAGTCCCTCACCgcagcatctgcagcagctcctcccgcGCCGTCGCCGTCCCCGCAGCCTCGAAGCCGCGGAGCAGCTCCTGGGTCTGGGCAGCGTCCGGCAGGCGGGGGGTGGCCGGGGATCCTGCTGGCGTGTCCTGGGTGCTGTGGCCAGGCAAAGAAGTGCCACTGTCGCCGTCCTGCCGCTGCTGCTGGATGAAGCTGTCCACAGCCTCCTTGTAGGAAGGGCCGGACGGGCCGGAGCGCTCCAGCCCCGGCTGTAAGATGGACGGgggcagctgcagtgcctgcGGGGCAGAGATGAATACAAGGGGAAGTTGGGGTGTCCAGGTGAGTCCCCCTGCCTCAGCACCTGTCCTCATGTCACCCCAATACCTCCTCCAGGTGGATCACGTGGTAGGGGAAGCCGGTGGCCTGCAGCAGGGTCTCCATCTGGGCCAGGGTCTGCTCCcgctgctctgggctctgcctgcGCACGGCTCCCTCTGGAAGGCAGgggggcagtgccagggctaCTGTCAcattcccagccccattccTGGGGCCAGGGGGACAGCACGGGGTGCCATGGCCTTACTGGACTGGGTGGCAGCACCCTGGCCCTGGCACAGTGCAGGGGACACTGTGCTGGGAGCGGGTAATGGGGCAGGGACTGGGGCAGGGAACAGGCAATGCAGCTGGGAactggcagcaggacagggaacaggcagtggggcagggaatggaCTGGGAATGGGCAGTTGGACACGGAGCAGCAGCGGGGTTCCCTCACCCTCAACATAGACGAGGCCGGGGACGAAGCGGAGCCTCTTGGCTGCCTCCCGGCTGAGCCCCTGGCAGAGGAGTGGGGTAAGGTGTGGGGTGAGAGGGGTGGCTGAGCCATGCACCCCCCGAATCCCCCCAAGCCCCGAATCTCACCTCCTGCACCTGCCGGACCATGGCACTGGAGGCAGGGCCCCCTgacactgccagcagcacctgtgGGGAGAGCGAGGACGGTCACCGGCCCTGGTGCCACGCCCGGGTCCCCTGTCCAGGTGCCCCCTCCTGGTACCTTCTCTCCCGGGAAGATGACGCGGTTCTTGCCCAGCATGGCTCGGAACTTGTGCACGAAGTACTCACGGAAGCAGCCgctgggggacacggggacatgTGGACCCCTGAGCTGCAGTCTGTTCCAGCACCCCCAGACCCCACATCCCCAGGCCCCAAAATCCTCTTGATGTCCCCGAGACCACTGTCCCAGAGCTCCAATGATCCCCAGACATTACTGTCGCCCCTCCCCTATGTCCTCGACACCCAGCGTCCCCAAGCTTTGACGTTCCTCGGCCCTGCTGCCCCAGACACCCAACGTCCCCAAACCTTGAAGTCCCACAGACCCAATGTCCCCAGCCTCAACATCCCAATGTCCCAATCAACGACCCCCAGACCAAACGTCCCCGATCCCTGATGTCCCCAAGACCCAAAGTTCCCAAGCCCCCATGTTCTGGAGCCTCAAAGACCCCAATTTCTGATGTCCCCAAGCCCCAATGTCCCCATCCCACCGTCCCTGCCCGGTCCCTCACCGGCAGAAGGGGTCCCCGACGCGGATGACGAGGGCGGCCGTGCCCTGCCCGCACTTCATGCACGTTCGGGGGTGGCTGCGGGGACACGGCCGGTCACCGGCAACACCGGGACGGTCCCTGTCCCCGGGCAGCACCGGGGATACCCGCGATGTTACCGGGGGAAGCAGCGAGAGATATCGGGGGATACCGGGATCGGAGGTGACACGGGGAAATACTGGAGGGACACCGGGAACAGCACCGGGGGGAGACCGGGGCGGTACCGGGGGGTGCTGGCGGGCGCATTGGGGATGTACCAGAGGCAGCACGGGGGGGATGCCCGGGGGAATACCGGGGGTaccgggagcggccccgggtGTCCATTCTGAGGCCGACCGGACTCCCACCTGTCTCCCGGTGCGCGGCGGCGCCGTGGCGGTTCCGTGTCCGCCCCGCACCCGCCACCGTCCCCCGCCGCATCGCACATGGCGGCCCCGCTGCGTCCCGCTCGGCTCGGGCCCCGCTCGGCCTCGTTCGGCTCCCCTCGGCTACGCTCGGCCCTGTTCGGCTCCGCTCGGCCTGAACTCGGCTCCTCTCGAGTGTCCCGGCGGGTCCCGCTGTGTCCCGGTGCGCTCCCGTCGCGCAATGATGACGCGGCGGCGCCGCTCGATGACGtcgcgcccgccccgccggccgccgctgccgccaTGTTCCGGAGCCTGCTGGTGGCGGCGGCGCAGCGGCCGCAGGGCTCGGCCGGGCCCCCCCGCACCGCccccgggcccgggcccggggccgcggccgAGGCGCTGGAGGCGCAGTTCAGCTGTCCCATCTGCCTCGAGGTTTTCCACCGCGCCGTCGGCATCGCGGGCTGCGGGCACACGTGAGACGGGGCTcgggagggggcggcggggacCCCCGGGCTGGGTCGGCCCCGGGGATGGGCGCGATGCGAGCGCTGGGCGCTGTCCTGGCCGTGGGATCCTTGCGGGCTCTCTGCCCGGTGACCCCAgccggcaccggcaccggcaccccCAGCCCGCCCCCAGTCAAGTACCGGGACCCCCAGCCCACCCCGGGGATGGTCCGCTACCGGGACCCCCCCTTCCGCCCCCAGCCAAATACCGGGgccctcatcccatcccacactGGGATCCTCATCCCACCTCTCCATCCCACAGTTGGAGGGGACAGGAATGCCAGGATAATTGGATTTTGGGGACGGGGCTCCTTTGGCGCCTCTGGGCTGCTAGGATTCCTTAGCCCTTGGATTCCTTTGCTCCTGGGGATATAAGGACCTTGGAAGGAGGTGATCCAGGCTCCTGCCTGGCCTGGATCCTCAGCACTGACTTCGTTTGGCTCCTTTCAAATCCCACCTCGGAGCAGTGGAATCTTCTGTGCGTGCAGGGAGCTCCTTGGGGACCCAGCCCCTCCCAACCTCCCCCTTCCCGCAGTAGAGACGCTGATCcctgggttttggggtgttcCGAGGAGCCCGCTGGGATCCCGCCGTTCCCGGGGTGCTCAGGGCCGCTCTGTGCTCCCAGGTTTTGTGGGGAatgcctgcagccctgcctgcaggtgCCCTCCCCGCTGTGCCCGCTCTGCCGCGTGCCCTTCGACCCCAAAAAGGTGGAGAAGGCTTCCAGCGTGGAGAAACAGCTCTCGTCCTACAAGGCtccctgcaggggctgcagcaagAAGGTAAAGCTGCCTGTCCTCTCTGTCCCCATCCTCCCCTGGAATGTGTCCGGAGAGGGAGGGGtctgggggggctcagcctggagcaaaggaggctcggggggaccttgtggctctgcacaagtccctgacaggagggggcagccgggggggtcgggctctgctcccagggaacagggacagaaCCCCTGGGGATCCCTGCAGCCCCAAATCTCCGTCCTGCAAGGAAGGACGGGCGGGTGCAGCGTTCCCACTGCTCTGCGTCATCCCACGTGGACCAGGGGTCACTCCCACCTGAGCaaagccagggcaggagctTTGTCCTGGCTCCTGACAGGTGTTCCTGCACCTCCAGGAATGTTCCTTGtcctccttctccaggtgaCCCTGGCCAAAATGCGCTCTCACGTCTCGTCCTGCGCCAAGGTGCAGGAGCAGATGGCCAACTGCCCCAAGTTTGTTCCAGTTGTCCCCACATCCCAGCCTATTCCCAGGTATTCCTGTGCCTCCGGTGGGGAAACGTGTCCCTCCTTGCATGCCCTAAAATCCAGGCCTGTGTTGTGCCTTTCCCTGGGAGGAAGATCAGCACCTTTTCCCTCGTGGCACGGCTGCTCTGGGTTTCGGAGCGTGGGGTTGGGATGAAGGATCCACCAAAGCAGGGAattggggtgggaaggggctgggctggcttcTGCTGGCACAGAACTGCTGGGTTCGTGTGGAAGGAGTCaatccagccccttccctgggggTCTGAGCTCAtccttgctctctgcagcaacATTCCCAACCGCTCCACGTTCGTGTGTCCGTACTGCGGGGCCCGGAACCTGgaccagcaggagctggtgaagCACTGCATGGAAAACCACCGGAATGACCCCAACAAAGTGGTGAGTGAGCCATGCTGGGAtggctgggacagctctggcaatccaaacacagcccagctgctgcagcatcccaggcCACAGCACGGATGTGTGTGGGagcacagctgcatttcagctggTTTAAATccctctgggagctggggatCTGTCTCTGCTTTGGTAGAGGCTCCCTGGAATGAGCTGCCTCCATCCCCCTGTTCCTTCAAACTGGGTGGTGCTGGATTTCCTCTCCCTGTTCGCTCTGGGTTGACCAAGGTGGGGAATTTGGGAtcttcagcacaggaaggacatggagctgttggagcgaCTCCAGAGGAGATCACCAagttgatcagagggatggagcagctctgccatgaggaaaggctgagagaattgggattgttcagcctggaaaagagaagcttcagggacacctaattgtggccttccaggaccTTCAGGAAAGGTGGAGAGAGGCTAttgacaagggcctggagtgatgggacaaggggaatggattcaaactgccagagagttggtttgggttggatattgaggaggaatccttccctgggagggtgggcaggccctggcacagggtgcccagagcagctgtggctgcccctggatccctggcagtgtccaaggccaggctggacattggggcttggagcctGTCAGGGGGGACACCACTCACCTGTCTGGGAGGTCCCTGTGCAGGTGCCACCAttccgtgtccctgtccccgcaGGTGTGCCCGGTGTGCTCGGCCATGCCCTGGGGCGATCCCAGCTACAAGAGTGCCAacttcctgcagcacctgctccacAGGCACAAGTTCTCCTACGACACCTTCGTGGTGAGTGTGACCCTCAGCCAAAAAAGGGGAACCCCTCTCCGTGTGTCCTTTGCCAGGAGGTGAAAccagcccttcccttcccgtGCTGGGGTCAGCCCATCCCGCTGGGATAGGGACACGGGAATCAGGTGGCACACGTGTCCCACCCCACGTGTCCTCACGCaccaggaggagagggaattgTTCCTGCACTCCACAAAATGGGTTGTTCCACTAAACTCTTCCCCTGAGAAATTCTAACACAAAACCCCTTTTCTTGGAGGTTTTGGGAGTAGGGGAGTGAccagcccagccccagtgttgggggagggggggggatCTGGTTGCTGCACGTGGGGGGTCCCTGACCCCTCTTgtgtggggagcagctgtgaTGGCTCAGCCTTGGCCTCAGGGAATGCTTTCATTGGATAGATGTCAGGGAAAAGAACCTGCAGCCATTAACAGAGGAATATCCCAACTTCAGGACTTGTGGTGTTGGATAAACCCGACCTGGAACTCTGGAAAAACCCCTGGCCTTGCTAGAAAGCTTCACCCTTTGGCCTCAGCTTGTGTGGGCCTGTTCCATCCCTCCTGCCAGGTGTGAGATTCCAGACAGGAGAGGGATGTGGGCACAAAGGACACCCCAAAGAGCACGGGTGGCATTCCTGGGATGTGAgtgccagaggaatggaggCTCCGTGGCACAACCGGGAGCGGGCAGGGCTCCATGGGGACAGCatgccctggctgtgccagctctccTGAGCTCTCCTGCTTGATTTTCAGGATTACAACATCGATGAGGAGGCAGCGTTGCAGGCGGCCCTGGCTCTGTCCCTCTCTGAGAACTGAGGCTGATCCCTGTCCGTGCCCCGGCTCCTTTTGCACACTCCGGGACCCACGGAGCCCTCTGGAGCCCCGCTGCTgcctctgttcctgctgctctccgGGCAAATCCCACCTTGTTTAAGAAGGTGGAGCCTCTTCAGTGTCACAGTGAGTGAGCAGAGACCtctggagagaggagctggcaCCGCAGGGCTGGGATCAGTCCTTGGATGGGCATTTCATATCCGTGTTGGGAGCACATCCCTGTGTCCGGATCTATTTATGATTAGATGCTTCTTGGCACACTCGTCCCTGCTCTCTGTTGCAACAGAATAGGTACCTGAAACTGATAGAGTGGATGCAAAACACCCTAATTTGGGATTGGAATCAGCCATATccttttaaaaagg
This genomic interval from Corvus cornix cornix isolate S_Up_H32 chromosome 11, ASM73873v5, whole genome shotgun sequence contains the following:
- the CTU2 gene encoding cytoplasmic tRNA 2-thiolation protein 2 produces the protein MKCGQGTAALVIRVGDPFCRGCFREYFVHKFRAMLGKNRVIFPGEKVLLAVSGGPASSAMVRQVQEGLSREAAKRLRFVPGLVYVEEGAVRRQSPEQREQTLAQMETLLQATGFPYHVIHLEEALQLPPSILQPGLERSGPSGPSYKEAVDSFIQQQRQDGDSGTSLPGHSTQDTPAGSPATPRLPDAAQTQELLRGFEAAGTATAREELLQMLRTHLIVQTARDRGYAKVMMGESLTRVAIKLLTNLSLGRGAFLAVDTGFTDQRHGDVMVVRPMRDYTAKEIAFYNRFFSVPTVSVPPLFTKRREKPSIHQLVERFLLGLQEEFPSTISTVYRTGEKLSPEPAKASSESQRCLLCLCGLDTDGEEELALEPTLILEKPGEGTESKAAYIPLLCYSCRLTFKELGPLATLPPYVRAEGQRRIRRAEMEQNQENQESSKS
- the RNF166 gene encoding E3 ubiquitin-protein ligase RNF166 isoform X2, coding for MFRSLLVAAAQRPQGSAGPPRTAPGPGPGAAAEALEAQFSCPICLEVFHRAVGIAGCGHTFCGECLQPCLQVPSPLCPLCRVPFDPKKVEKASSVEKQLSSYKAPCRGCSKKVTLAKMRSHVSSCAKVQEQMANCPKFVPVVPTSQPIPSNIPNRSTFVCPYCGARNLDQQELVKHCMENHRNDPNKVHRKDMELLERLQRRSPS
- the RNF166 gene encoding E3 ubiquitin-protein ligase RNF166 isoform X1 codes for the protein MFRSLLVAAAQRPQGSAGPPRTAPGPGPGAAAEALEAQFSCPICLEVFHRAVGIAGCGHTFCGECLQPCLQVPSPLCPLCRVPFDPKKVEKASSVEKQLSSYKAPCRGCSKKVTLAKMRSHVSSCAKVQEQMANCPKFVPVVPTSQPIPSNIPNRSTFVCPYCGARNLDQQELVKHCMENHRNDPNKVVCPVCSAMPWGDPSYKSANFLQHLLHRHKFSYDTFVDYNIDEEAALQAALALSLSEN